Proteins encoded in a region of the Pelmatolapia mariae isolate MD_Pm_ZW linkage group LG16_19, Pm_UMD_F_2, whole genome shotgun sequence genome:
- the LOC134645370 gene encoding nectin-2-like isoform X2 gives MDDISPFCGNTASLSSRCHSVLRRLLFLMVALLRTDVIALQVIGGNVTVVQGGTAILPCHVIDTNDDLTQITWQRRTREKPRNDNFLTILPREGPQFVNGGDDRFKYIGNFYDNNGTLQFSNVALKDEGSYTCIFTFFPSGNQKTEIPLNLLVPPFTNIKDSLPTLGTEEVLFATCTAAGSKPPAEVRWLTGALGDKVRTTTNSTQYDNGTTTTVSSLFGVPTREINGHQVQCVISGDSLSKEETLPFTIQVYFAPTEVKIRAISEDSFECLSEANPNAKFTWSRSGQSLLQSAVKVDGAELQLLSRTTDLNGLYQCEASNAYGRKHGACSAAWALFGVLVFLNVIGAAAWYFYNSGYLIRSDH, from the exons ATGGATGACATTTCTCCTTTTTGTGGCAATACCGCCAGTTTATCGTCCCGATGTCACTCGGTGCTGCGCAGGCTGTTATTCCTGATGGTAGCGCTTCTGCGCACAGATGTAATAG CTCTCCAGGTGATTGGTGGAAACGTAACAGTGGTTCAAGGAGGTACTGCTATCCTACCGTGTCATGTCATTGATACCAATGATGACCTGACACAGATTACCTGGCAGAGGAGGACGAGAGAAAAACCTCGCAATGACAATTTCCTAACTATCTTACCCAGAGAGGGACCACAGTTTGTCAATGGAGGTGATGATCGATTTAAATATATCGGGAATTTTTATGACAATAATGGAACTCTCCAGTTTTCCAATGTTGCCTTGAAGGATGAAGGCAGCTACACGTGCATCTTCACCTTTTTTCCCAGTGGAAATCAGAAGACAGAGATACCTCTAAACTTGCTTG TGCCTCCTTTCACAAACATCAAGGACAGTCTTCCCACTTTGGGCACAGAAGAGGTTTTATTTGCTACCTGCACGGCTGCTGGATCGAAGCCTCCTGCAGAGGTGAGGTGGCTCACTGGTGCTTTGGGAGACAAAGTGAGGACGACAACAAACTCCACTCAGTATGACAACGGCACGACTACCACAGTCAGCTCTCTATTTGGTGTACCTACGAGAGAGATTAACGGTCACCAGGTCCAGTGTGTCATCAGTGGTGACTCCCTGTCTAAAGAAGAAACCCTGCCCTTCACCATACAGGTCTACT ttgccCCCACAGAAGTGAAGATTAGAGCGATTTCAGAGGACTCGTTTGAGTGTTTGTCAGAAGCCAACCCAAACGCTAAATTTACCTGGAGCAG ATCTGGCCAGTCTTTGCTACAGTCTGCTGTCAAAGTAGATGGTGCAGAGCTACAGCTGCTGAGTCGGACCACTGATCTAAATGGCCTCTATCAGTGTGAAGCATCTAATGCATATGGAAGAAAACACG GAGCATGCTCTGCGGCTTGGGCCTTAtttggtgttttggttttcctgAATGTCATTGGGGCTGCAGCATGGTACTTTTATAATTCTGGATATCTTATAAG AAGTGACCATTGA
- the LOC134645370 gene encoding poliovirus receptor-like isoform X1 codes for MDDISPFCGNTASLSSRCHSVLRRLLFLMVALLRTDVIALQVIGGNVTVVQGGTAILPCHVIDTNDDLTQITWQRRTREKPRNDNFLTILPREGPQFVNGGDDRFKYIGNFYDNNGTLQFSNVALKDEGSYTCIFTFFPSGNQKTEIPLNLLVPPFTNIKDSLPTLGTEEVLFATCTAAGSKPPAEVRWLTGALGDKVRTTTNSTQYDNGTTTTVSSLFGVPTREINGHQVQCVISGDSLSKEETLPFTIQVYFAPTEVKIRAISEDSFECLSEANPNAKFTWSRSGQSLLQSAVKVDGAELQLLSRTTDLNGLYQCEASNAYGRKHGQLYVHVASGACSAAWALFGVLVFLNVIGAAAWYFYNSGYLIRSDH; via the exons ATGGATGACATTTCTCCTTTTTGTGGCAATACCGCCAGTTTATCGTCCCGATGTCACTCGGTGCTGCGCAGGCTGTTATTCCTGATGGTAGCGCTTCTGCGCACAGATGTAATAG CTCTCCAGGTGATTGGTGGAAACGTAACAGTGGTTCAAGGAGGTACTGCTATCCTACCGTGTCATGTCATTGATACCAATGATGACCTGACACAGATTACCTGGCAGAGGAGGACGAGAGAAAAACCTCGCAATGACAATTTCCTAACTATCTTACCCAGAGAGGGACCACAGTTTGTCAATGGAGGTGATGATCGATTTAAATATATCGGGAATTTTTATGACAATAATGGAACTCTCCAGTTTTCCAATGTTGCCTTGAAGGATGAAGGCAGCTACACGTGCATCTTCACCTTTTTTCCCAGTGGAAATCAGAAGACAGAGATACCTCTAAACTTGCTTG TGCCTCCTTTCACAAACATCAAGGACAGTCTTCCCACTTTGGGCACAGAAGAGGTTTTATTTGCTACCTGCACGGCTGCTGGATCGAAGCCTCCTGCAGAGGTGAGGTGGCTCACTGGTGCTTTGGGAGACAAAGTGAGGACGACAACAAACTCCACTCAGTATGACAACGGCACGACTACCACAGTCAGCTCTCTATTTGGTGTACCTACGAGAGAGATTAACGGTCACCAGGTCCAGTGTGTCATCAGTGGTGACTCCCTGTCTAAAGAAGAAACCCTGCCCTTCACCATACAGGTCTACT ttgccCCCACAGAAGTGAAGATTAGAGCGATTTCAGAGGACTCGTTTGAGTGTTTGTCAGAAGCCAACCCAAACGCTAAATTTACCTGGAGCAG ATCTGGCCAGTCTTTGCTACAGTCTGCTGTCAAAGTAGATGGTGCAGAGCTACAGCTGCTGAGTCGGACCACTGATCTAAATGGCCTCTATCAGTGTGAAGCATCTAATGCATATGGAAGAAAACACGGTCAGCTTTATGTGCATGTGGCATCAG GAGCATGCTCTGCGGCTTGGGCCTTAtttggtgttttggttttcctgAATGTCATTGGGGCTGCAGCATGGTACTTTTATAATTCTGGATATCTTATAAG AAGTGACCATTGA
- the LOC134645370 gene encoding nectin-2-like isoform X3 → MDDISPFCGNTASLSSRCHSVLRRLLFLMVALLRTDVIALQVIGGNVTVVQGGTAILPCHVIDTNDDLTQITWQRRTREKPRNDNFLTILPREGPQFVNGGDDRFKYIGNFYDNNGTLQFSNVALKDEGSYTCIFTFFPSGNQKTEIPLNLLVPPFTNIKDSLPTLGTEEVLFATCTAAGSKPPAEVRWLTGALGDKVRTTTNSTQYDNGTTTTVSSLFGVPTREINGHQVQCVISGDSLSKEETLPFTIQVYFAPTEVKIRAISEDSFECLSEANPNAKFTWSRPSEHLSIVWTTDQIQLVGSP, encoded by the exons ATGGATGACATTTCTCCTTTTTGTGGCAATACCGCCAGTTTATCGTCCCGATGTCACTCGGTGCTGCGCAGGCTGTTATTCCTGATGGTAGCGCTTCTGCGCACAGATGTAATAG CTCTCCAGGTGATTGGTGGAAACGTAACAGTGGTTCAAGGAGGTACTGCTATCCTACCGTGTCATGTCATTGATACCAATGATGACCTGACACAGATTACCTGGCAGAGGAGGACGAGAGAAAAACCTCGCAATGACAATTTCCTAACTATCTTACCCAGAGAGGGACCACAGTTTGTCAATGGAGGTGATGATCGATTTAAATATATCGGGAATTTTTATGACAATAATGGAACTCTCCAGTTTTCCAATGTTGCCTTGAAGGATGAAGGCAGCTACACGTGCATCTTCACCTTTTTTCCCAGTGGAAATCAGAAGACAGAGATACCTCTAAACTTGCTTG TGCCTCCTTTCACAAACATCAAGGACAGTCTTCCCACTTTGGGCACAGAAGAGGTTTTATTTGCTACCTGCACGGCTGCTGGATCGAAGCCTCCTGCAGAGGTGAGGTGGCTCACTGGTGCTTTGGGAGACAAAGTGAGGACGACAACAAACTCCACTCAGTATGACAACGGCACGACTACCACAGTCAGCTCTCTATTTGGTGTACCTACGAGAGAGATTAACGGTCACCAGGTCCAGTGTGTCATCAGTGGTGACTCCCTGTCTAAAGAAGAAACCCTGCCCTTCACCATACAGGTCTACT ttgccCCCACAGAAGTGAAGATTAGAGCGATTTCAGAGGACTCGTTTGAGTGTTTGTCAGAAGCCAACCCAAACGCTAAATTTACCTGGAGCAG ACCATCTGAGCACCTGAGCATTGTATGGACCACGGACCAAATCCAGCTTGTTGGTTCTCCGTGA